Within the Echinicola sp. 20G genome, the region CTCAAATTGAATGGAAACCAATCTTGCTATTTAATGTAGTACTGTTTATGATTTTCCAAATCTTTTATTTTCTAGAAATATGGAAGGTCAAGAGTTCGTAAATTACATATTACTTGCGATTTCATTGGTGCTGGTGCTTGCAGTAATTATCATTGTTGCTGTCGAAGTCATGAGAAGAAAGGTGATCAAAGAAAAAATGCTTAACGCTGAGCTAAAGCTAAAACACCAAACAGACCTCTTACATACCGTGATCCGGTCTCAGGAAGAAGAACGGCGGCGTGTTTCTGATATTTTACACGATGATATTGGTTCGAAATTAACAACGATAAAATTAAGTCTGTACCAACTTTCTGGAAATGATAGTTTGGAACTGTTGAATGGTCTGAAGGAGCTTTCCGAAAAGGTGATCAGCAGGACGCGAGAATTGTCCCATGCTTACTCACCACTTATCGTAGAGAAGTTTGGTTTGGAAGCTGGTATCCATGAACTATTGGATGAAGTCCTGGCAGGACCAAGGATCGGAACCCGTTTTAAATCGGACATAGAAGAAAACTTATTGGATCAGGAAACCCGTCTGATCATCTATCGGATTAGCCAGGAATTGATTAATAATACAGTAAAACATGCTGGTGCACAAGAGATAAAAATTAATATTAGTGTGAATGGCGAAGGTCTATTTTATCTTTATGAAGATAATGGGAAAGGCTTCGATGTGGAAAAATCAAGTGACGGAATAGGCATGTTGAACCTCCAAAATCGAGTGGATATGATGAATGGAAGTTTGGAAGTTTGGAGTGAATTGGGAAAAGGAATGAAAGTAACGATAAAAAAGTCTTTTGATGGATCGTAAAACAAGTATAGTCTTAGCTGATGATGAAACACTTTTCAGGGGAGTGCTTAAGCATATGCTGGAAAGTACTGGACAATTTGAAGTGCTTTTTGATGCAGGCAATGGAGCTGAACTTATTGAAAAGCTATCAGCCGCAGAGAAGGTCAATTTCCCAGATATCGTACTGATGGACCTCAAAATGCCTGAAATGAATGGTATAGAGGCCACGAAAGTGATTACAAAAAAATACCCTGACCTTAAAGTAATCGCTTTGACCACCCATAAAGGAAAACCATTTATCCTTAATATGCTCAACCTTGGAACTGCTGGTTACATCACTAAGGATGCTGATCCGGATGAAATGGTCCAAACAATCAATGAGGTCGCAGCAAAGGGTTTTTATTATAGTCAGGAGGTGCTTCAAATTATTAATGGAGACTTTCTCAATAGAAACAAAAAAAACAGTGTTTCCCCTTTAGATCCAGGCTTTATCACCAAGCGGGAGAAGGAAGTTTTACTTTTACTTTGCCAGCAATTTAGGACTCAAGAAATAGCTGAGAAACTATTTTTGAGTGAAAGAACGGTGGAAGGACATCGAAACAACTTGTTGAGCAAAACAAACTCAAAGAATGTAGTGGGCTTGATTGTTTATGGGTTACAGCATGAAATCATTGATATTAGTGACCTGACCGATCCGATCAACGGAATATAAGCTTTTCTTGT harbors:
- a CDS encoding sensor histidine kinase, producing MEGQEFVNYILLAISLVLVLAVIIIVAVEVMRRKVIKEKMLNAELKLKHQTDLLHTVIRSQEEERRRVSDILHDDIGSKLTTIKLSLYQLSGNDSLELLNGLKELSEKVISRTRELSHAYSPLIVEKFGLEAGIHELLDEVLAGPRIGTRFKSDIEENLLDQETRLIIYRISQELINNTVKHAGAQEIKINISVNGEGLFYLYEDNGKGFDVEKSSDGIGMLNLQNRVDMMNGSLEVWSELGKGMKVTIKKSFDGS
- a CDS encoding response regulator transcription factor, with amino-acid sequence MDRKTSIVLADDETLFRGVLKHMLESTGQFEVLFDAGNGAELIEKLSAAEKVNFPDIVLMDLKMPEMNGIEATKVITKKYPDLKVIALTTHKGKPFILNMLNLGTAGYITKDADPDEMVQTINEVAAKGFYYSQEVLQIINGDFLNRNKKNSVSPLDPGFITKREKEVLLLLCQQFRTQEIAEKLFLSERTVEGHRNNLLSKTNSKNVVGLIVYGLQHEIIDISDLTDPINGI